The following are encoded in a window of Bacillus xiapuensis genomic DNA:
- a CDS encoding PhoH family protein — protein sequence MPKEKNIMNIQLENPNEAAALFGVSDKNLTILEEQFHVSIITRGETIHIAGEEEAAALVREIIYRLLLIIRKGIQISERDITNAVQMARNGTIEYLEELYNQEITKNAKGKSIRIKTLGQQEYVMAIRRKDLVFGIGPAGTGKTYLAVVMAVHALKKGEVKRIILTRPAVEAGESLGFLPGDLKEKVDPYLRPLYDALHDVLGAEHTQRLIERGVIEIAPLAYMRGRTLDDAFVILDEAQNTTKAQMKMFLTRLGFGSKMVVTGDRTQIDLPKGVQSGLVSAEKIIKKVPSVSFVYLDQSDVVRHPLVAQIIQAYDEAEE from the coding sequence ATGCCAAAAGAGAAAAACATAATGAACATTCAACTTGAAAACCCAAATGAAGCAGCCGCTCTGTTTGGTGTATCAGATAAAAACTTAACCATTCTTGAAGAGCAGTTTCACGTTTCGATTATCACTCGAGGAGAAACGATACACATCGCCGGCGAGGAAGAAGCTGCGGCGCTTGTCCGGGAGATTATTTACCGTTTGCTGCTCATCATCCGCAAAGGGATACAAATCAGTGAAAGGGACATCACCAATGCGGTTCAGATGGCCCGAAATGGAACGATAGAGTATTTAGAAGAATTATACAACCAAGAAATCACTAAAAACGCCAAAGGAAAGTCCATTCGAATTAAAACGCTTGGACAGCAGGAGTATGTGATGGCGATCCGCCGGAAAGATCTTGTCTTTGGCATCGGTCCGGCAGGCACAGGAAAAACCTATTTAGCGGTGGTGATGGCCGTTCACGCATTGAAAAAAGGAGAGGTTAAAAGAATAATCTTAACTCGTCCGGCTGTTGAGGCTGGGGAAAGTCTCGGTTTCCTGCCGGGTGATCTTAAAGAAAAGGTGGACCCTTATTTGCGTCCGCTTTATGATGCGCTGCATGATGTGCTCGGTGCAGAGCATACTCAACGGCTGATTGAACGCGGGGTCATTGAAATTGCGCCTCTTGCCTATATGCGCGGCCGGACGCTTGATGATGCTTTTGTGATTTTAGACGAAGCGCAAAACACTACGAAAGCGCAGATGAAAATGTTCTTAACTCGTCTCGGGTTTGGATCAAAAATGGTTGTTACAGGAGATCGCACGCAAATAGACTTGCCGAAAGGGGTACAGTCCGGCTTGGTGTCTGCGGAGAAGATTATCAAGAAGGTTCCGTCTGTTTCGTTTGTTTATCTCGACCAGAGCGATGTCGTGCGCCATCCGCTTGTTGCGCAGATTATCCAGGCTTATGATGAAGCAGAAGAATAA
- the yqfD gene encoding sporulation protein YqfD, protein MNNQWLAFVYGIVHVKATGAGTARFINQLNRSGIPIWQIKHDGEGTIRFSISLRHLSSMRKCARQFDGEIIILKGEGLPFLTKRLLRSAGFLVGAIAFLFLVLLLSNIIWRIDIEGASPEMEHKLRKQLDRIGVQKGKLILAVDDPETVQRKLFNEVEGLTWVGVELRGSTYHFRVVEKHAPKERKGTGPRHLVSAKDAVVIKMYVEKGQSVVKRNQFVRKGQLLVSGYIGNEEKPRRVAASGKVYGETWYKTTVELPLATDFYSLSGHHVRKHWLKVKGAKLPVWGFQDPEFTQYKTDEQEQAISFLGIKLPVTYVKNSYYESRRVKRIYSEEEAERQALKAAEKDLLIKLPEKSKIIGKKILHKQLKNGKVSLSIHFQVLEDIAIEQRIIQGDIKNAKREKHNEHST, encoded by the coding sequence TTGAACAATCAGTGGCTTGCTTTTGTTTATGGAATCGTTCATGTGAAAGCAACAGGTGCTGGCACAGCGCGATTTATCAATCAACTGAACCGCTCGGGCATCCCGATTTGGCAAATAAAGCATGATGGAGAAGGCACGATCCGCTTTTCCATATCTCTTCGTCATTTGTCCAGCATGAGAAAATGTGCCCGCCAATTTGACGGAGAAATAATAATTCTCAAAGGGGAGGGCTTGCCCTTTCTGACGAAGCGTCTCTTGAGGAGCGCGGGGTTTCTAGTTGGAGCTATCGCTTTTCTTTTTCTAGTTCTGCTGCTTTCCAACATCATTTGGCGGATTGATATTGAAGGTGCAAGCCCGGAAATGGAGCATAAGCTTCGCAAGCAGTTGGATAGGATCGGCGTTCAAAAGGGAAAGCTGATACTGGCCGTTGATGATCCGGAAACCGTTCAAAGGAAGCTGTTTAATGAAGTGGAAGGATTAACGTGGGTAGGGGTGGAATTAAGAGGAAGCACCTATCATTTTCGGGTAGTAGAAAAGCATGCACCCAAAGAGAGAAAGGGGACAGGCCCCCGTCATCTTGTTTCAGCGAAAGATGCGGTGGTGATAAAAATGTATGTGGAGAAAGGTCAATCGGTAGTTAAAAGAAATCAATTTGTCCGCAAGGGACAGCTGCTTGTTTCGGGATATATTGGCAATGAGGAAAAGCCAAGAAGAGTTGCGGCTTCCGGAAAGGTCTATGGCGAGACTTGGTACAAAACGACGGTCGAACTTCCCTTAGCGACTGATTTCTATTCGCTTAGCGGTCACCATGTTAGAAAGCATTGGCTGAAAGTGAAGGGCGCCAAGCTTCCGGTCTGGGGATTTCAGGACCCGGAATTTACTCAATATAAAACGGACGAGCAAGAACAGGCGATTTCTTTTCTTGGAATTAAGCTCCCGGTAACGTATGTGAAAAACAGCTATTACGAAAGCCGCCGAGTTAAACGCATCTATTCAGAAGAAGAGGCGGAACGGCAAGCATTGAAGGCGGCTGAGAAAGATCTGCTGATCAAGCTGCCTGAAAAATCGAAAATAATAGGAAAAAAAATTTTACACAAGCAGCTTAAGAATGGTAAAGTGAGTTTGAGCATCCACTTCCAAGTCCTAGAAGACATCGCGATTGAACAACGAATTATTCAAGGAGATATAAAGAATGCCAAAAGAGAAAAACATAATGAACATTCAACTTGA
- the yqfC gene encoding sporulation protein YqfC translates to MRKKWGQQMKSWLTKSMNLPEDVMMDLPRITMIGQLHIYIENHRGLLAFSDKEVRLLLAKGQLLIKGQSFTIKTILPEEILLEGKIETLIFLEG, encoded by the coding sequence ATGAGAAAAAAGTGGGGACAGCAAATGAAGAGCTGGCTGACAAAATCAATGAACCTTCCTGAAGATGTCATGATGGACCTGCCGCGAATCACGATGATTGGTCAGCTTCATATTTACATTGAAAATCATCGGGGGCTACTTGCTTTTTCAGATAAAGAAGTCAGACTGCTTTTGGCAAAAGGGCAGCTGTTAATTAAAGGCCAATCCTTTACCATCAAGACCATCTTGCCAGAGGAGATTCTGCTCGAAGGGAAAATTGAAACGCTTATTTTTTTGGAAGGGTAA
- the floA gene encoding flotillin-like protein FloA (flotillin-like protein involved in membrane lipid rafts) yields the protein MDAGLVMIIAAVVIGVILLAVLFTFVPVMLWISALAAGVKVSIFTLIGMRLRRVIPSRVINPLIKASKAGINVSTNQLESHYLAGGNVDRVVNALIAAHRANIELTFERCAAIDLAGRDVLEAVQMSVNPKVIETPFIAGVAMDGIEVKAKARITVRANIDRLVGGAGEDTVVARVGEGIVSTIGSSDNHKKVLENPDMISQTVLGKGLDAGTAFEILSIDIADVDIGKNIGAELQTEQAEADKNIAQAKAEERRAMAVASEQEMKARVQEMRAKVVEAEADVPLAMAEALRSGNIGVMDYMNYKNIDADTDMRGSIGKMAGGKKGDKGDES from the coding sequence ATGGACGCTGGATTAGTGATGATTATAGCAGCTGTTGTAATTGGCGTGATTTTATTAGCGGTCTTATTTACCTTTGTGCCCGTTATGCTATGGATTTCTGCATTAGCGGCCGGGGTGAAAGTCAGCATATTCACATTGATTGGAATGAGGCTTCGCCGCGTGATTCCAAGCCGGGTCATTAACCCGTTAATTAAAGCTTCTAAAGCAGGAATCAACGTAAGTACGAATCAGCTGGAAAGCCATTATTTAGCTGGAGGAAATGTAGATCGCGTCGTGAATGCTTTGATCGCTGCCCATCGCGCCAATATTGAATTAACATTTGAACGATGTGCAGCCATTGACCTCGCCGGCCGCGACGTGTTAGAAGCGGTTCAAATGAGCGTGAATCCGAAAGTGATTGAAACTCCCTTTATTGCCGGGGTGGCGATGGATGGCATTGAAGTAAAAGCAAAAGCCCGCATCACTGTACGAGCCAATATTGATCGCTTAGTCGGAGGGGCCGGCGAAGACACGGTTGTTGCCCGGGTAGGGGAAGGCATTGTATCGACGATCGGTTCGAGTGATAATCATAAAAAAGTGCTGGAAAATCCCGATATGATCTCGCAAACGGTACTGGGCAAAGGTCTGGATGCTGGAACGGCTTTTGAAATTCTATCGATTGATATTGCCGATGTGGATATCGGCAAGAATATCGGTGCGGAATTGCAGACAGAGCAGGCGGAAGCCGACAAGAATATTGCTCAGGCCAAAGCGGAAGAACGCCGGGCAATGGCCGTTGCCAGCGAGCAGGAAATGAAAGCCCGCGTGCAAGAAATGCGTGCGAAAGTAGTAGAGGCAGAAGCGGATGTGCCTTTAGCAATGGCTGAAGCATTGCGAAGCGGCAATATCGGTGTCATGGACTATATGAATTATAAAAATATTGATGCCGATACAGATATGCGCGGTTCAATTGGCAAAATGGCCGGCGGAAAAAAGGGTGATAAAGGTGATGAAAGCTAA
- a CDS encoding NfeD family protein, with the protein MNLEKAVGFIRRFQLLAAGFILLIIGFILSPSPSNAENHAVYVIPVHNEVEKGLHAFLKRGFEEAEANGAQLIVLDIHTPGGQVNAAGEIGKLLDETKIRTVAFINDRALSAGAFISLHADAIYMVPNAQIGAAAIIDQQGNAADKKAQSYWRSAMKSAAENNGLDPLYAMAMADPAIHLPQYHAPKGELLTFSSKEALETGYSKATVRHLDDVLKAEQAAQAPLKKVEESWADKVARFVTSPVVVPILLSLASLGLILELYSPGFGLPGSIGLSSLLLFFYGHLVAGLAGYESIVLFAIGVLLVLAELFLPGGIAGFLGISAVAGSIILAGEDVKWMGMSILIAVAVALLGMILMVKVLGKKMKFFKRMILSDSTNTESGYVSNISRLELIGKTGLAKTPFRPAGTVIVDGERIDAVTEGGFIEAQKKVIIVKVEGSRIVVREIEE; encoded by the coding sequence ATGAACTTAGAAAAGGCGGTGGGTTTTATACGTCGTTTTCAATTATTAGCTGCTGGTTTCATTCTCCTGATCATCGGATTCATCCTGTCTCCCTCCCCCTCCAATGCAGAGAATCATGCTGTGTATGTCATTCCTGTTCATAATGAAGTGGAAAAGGGTCTGCATGCCTTTTTAAAGAGGGGATTTGAAGAGGCGGAGGCAAACGGCGCTCAGTTAATTGTGCTGGATATTCACACGCCGGGAGGACAAGTAAATGCCGCCGGTGAAATTGGCAAGCTGCTAGATGAAACAAAGATTCGCACAGTCGCCTTCATCAATGATCGCGCCTTATCAGCAGGGGCCTTTATTTCTCTTCATGCAGACGCCATTTATATGGTTCCCAATGCTCAAATAGGGGCAGCTGCGATTATCGATCAGCAGGGGAATGCGGCTGATAAAAAGGCGCAAAGCTATTGGCGCTCAGCGATGAAGAGCGCAGCTGAAAATAATGGGTTAGATCCTTTGTATGCAATGGCGATGGCCGATCCCGCGATCCATCTGCCGCAGTACCATGCCCCAAAAGGCGAACTGTTAACATTTTCTTCAAAGGAAGCGCTTGAGACAGGCTATTCTAAAGCAACCGTTCGGCATTTGGATGATGTGCTGAAGGCGGAACAGGCGGCCCAAGCGCCGCTGAAAAAGGTGGAAGAAAGCTGGGCAGACAAGGTCGCCCGCTTTGTTACCAGTCCGGTGGTCGTTCCAATCTTATTATCACTAGCAAGCCTTGGCTTGATTTTAGAGCTGTATTCTCCGGGGTTCGGTCTTCCTGGTTCTATTGGCCTCTCCTCGCTTTTGCTGTTCTTCTATGGGCATCTTGTGGCGGGGCTGGCAGGGTATGAGTCGATTGTGCTTTTTGCCATTGGCGTCCTGCTCGTTTTGGCGGAGCTGTTTTTGCCAGGCGGGATTGCTGGTTTTCTTGGAATATCGGCCGTCGCCGGCAGTATTATCCTTGCCGGAGAGGATGTTAAGTGGATGGGCATGTCGATACTGATTGCTGTAGCTGTTGCTCTTCTGGGAATGATTTTAATGGTAAAGGTGCTTGGTAAAAAAATGAAATTTTTTAAAAGGATGATATTGTCGGACTCGACCAATACGGAAAGCGGTTATGTCTCTAACATAAGCCGTTTAGAACTGATTGGCAAAACCGGTCTTGCGAAAACGCCATTTCGGCCCGCAGGCACTGTCATTGTGGATGGCGAGCGGATTGATGCGGTTACGGAAGGCGGTTTTATCGAAGCGCAAAAGAAAGTCATTATTGTCAAGGTGGAGGGCTCACGCATCGTCGTGAGAGAAATAGAAGAATAA
- a CDS encoding GatB/YqeY domain-containing protein — translation MSLLERLNNDMKQAMKNKEKDKLTVIRMLKAALQNEAIKAGHKELTEDEELTVLSREVKQRKDSLHEFEKAGRADLVSKIQTELTYVNEYMPQQLSDEELEAMVKETIAEVQASSKADIGKVMSALMPKVKGKADGGAVNKLVQKHLS, via the coding sequence ATGAGTCTTCTCGAGCGTTTAAACAATGATATGAAGCAAGCGATGAAAAATAAAGAAAAAGATAAATTGACTGTCATTCGCATGTTGAAAGCGGCTTTGCAAAACGAGGCTATTAAAGCTGGACATAAAGAATTGACAGAAGATGAAGAATTGACGGTTCTTTCTCGCGAAGTGAAACAACGCAAAGACTCCCTCCATGAATTTGAGAAAGCGGGACGCGCAGATCTTGTTTCAAAAATTCAGACTGAACTAACTTACGTGAACGAATATATGCCGCAGCAGCTTTCAGACGAAGAATTGGAAGCAATGGTCAAAGAAACGATTGCGGAAGTTCAGGCTTCTTCGAAAGCGGATATCGGTAAAGTGATGAGCGCGCTTATGCCGAAAGTGAAAGGAAAAGCGGACGGCGGCGCTGTTAATAAGCTGGTTCAGAAGCATTTGTCATAA
- the rpsU gene encoding 30S ribosomal protein S21 has product MSKTVVRKNESLEDALRRFKRSVSKTGTLQEYRKREFYEKPSVKRKKKSEAARKRKW; this is encoded by the coding sequence ATGTCAAAAACAGTTGTTCGCAAAAACGAATCGCTTGAAGATGCTCTACGTCGTTTCAAACGTTCTGTTTCCAAAACTGGAACTTTACAAGAATATAGAAAACGTGAATTTTATGAAAAACCAAGCGTAAAGCGTAAAAAGAAATCTGAAGCGGCTAGAAAACGTAAGTGGTAA
- the deoC gene encoding deoxyribose-phosphate aldolase, whose product MITKQFGDMAKTIDHTLLKADATKEEIKKLCEEAKAYGFASVCVNPSWVAFASEQLAGTEVKVCTVIGFPLGATTTEVKAFETKDVIQKGAQEVDMVLNIGALKDGDEETVLKDIQAVTAAAKGKALSKVIIETSLLTDEEKQKACQLAVAAGADYVKTSTGFSTGGATVEDVALMRRTVGPHVGVKASGGVRSKEDAENMIKAGATRIGASSGVKIIQGLKSDSSY is encoded by the coding sequence ATGATAACGAAACAATTTGGAGATATGGCCAAAACAATTGATCATACGCTGTTAAAAGCGGACGCAACAAAAGAGGAAATAAAAAAGCTGTGCGAAGAAGCTAAAGCATATGGGTTTGCTTCGGTATGTGTGAATCCTTCATGGGTCGCTTTTGCTAGCGAGCAGTTAGCAGGGACGGAAGTGAAAGTGTGCACAGTCATCGGTTTTCCTTTAGGGGCTACCACAACCGAAGTAAAAGCCTTTGAAACAAAAGACGTCATTCAAAAAGGCGCTCAGGAAGTGGATATGGTTCTCAATATTGGCGCATTAAAAGACGGCGACGAGGAAACGGTTCTGAAAGATATTCAAGCCGTGACGGCTGCTGCCAAAGGAAAGGCGCTATCTAAAGTAATTATTGAAACGAGTTTATTGACAGATGAAGAAAAGCAAAAAGCTTGTCAGCTGGCCGTTGCGGCTGGAGCGGATTATGTGAAAACATCCACCGGTTTCTCAACAGGCGGAGCGACGGTTGAAGATGTGGCCTTAATGAGACGGACAGTAGGGCCTCATGTGGGAGTGAAAGCATCCGGCGGCGTGCGCAGCAAAGAGGATGCGGAGAACATGATTAAAGCCGGGGCGACTAGGATCGGCGCCAGCTCAGGGGTGAAGATCATCCAAGGGCTGAAGTCAGATTCTTCCTACTAA
- the mtaB gene encoding tRNA (N(6)-L-threonylcarbamoyladenosine(37)-C(2))-methylthiotransferase MtaB: MSKELRKTVAMYTLGCKVNHYETEAIWQLFKQQNYERVDFESAADVYVINTCTVTNTGDKKSRQVIRRAVRKNPDAVICVTGCYAQTSPAEIMAIPGVDVVVGTQDRVKMLDYIEQFKKERQPINGVGNIMKNRVYEELDVPAFTDRTRASLKIQEGCNNFCTFCIIPWARGLMRSRDPQEVLRQAQQLVDAGYKEIVLTGIHTGGYGSDMKDYNLAMLLRDLEQVKGLKRVRISSIEASQLTDEVIEVIDRSNIVVRHLHIPLQSGSDTVLKRMRRKYTMEQFADRLNRLKEALPGLAVTSDVIVGFPGETEEEFMETYRFVKEHKFSELHVFPYSKRTGTPAARMENQVDEEVKHDRVHRLIALSDQLAKEYASRFEGEVLEVIPEERFKETDRDDLYVGYTDNYLKVVFPATEAMVGQIVKVKITQAGYPHNEGQFVRVMEDELKTAK; this comes from the coding sequence ATGAGTAAAGAGCTTCGTAAAACCGTAGCTATGTATACTTTAGGTTGTAAAGTAAATCATTATGAAACAGAAGCGATTTGGCAGCTGTTTAAACAGCAAAATTATGAACGGGTAGACTTTGAATCGGCAGCGGATGTATATGTGATCAACACTTGTACCGTAACCAATACAGGTGACAAGAAAAGCCGCCAAGTGATTCGCCGCGCTGTTCGTAAAAATCCCGATGCCGTCATTTGCGTCACTGGCTGCTATGCCCAAACCTCTCCTGCTGAGATCATGGCTATTCCTGGAGTGGATGTCGTTGTCGGAACGCAGGATCGCGTGAAGATGCTTGATTACATTGAACAATTTAAAAAAGAGCGGCAGCCGATTAACGGTGTGGGTAATATTATGAAGAATCGCGTGTATGAGGAATTAGACGTTCCCGCCTTTACGGACCGCACCCGCGCTTCTTTGAAAATACAAGAAGGCTGCAATAATTTCTGCACGTTTTGTATTATTCCATGGGCGCGCGGTTTAATGCGCTCCCGTGATCCGCAAGAAGTTCTCCGGCAAGCTCAGCAGCTGGTGGATGCCGGCTATAAAGAGATTGTATTAACGGGGATCCATACGGGCGGCTACGGTTCAGATATGAAGGATTACAACTTGGCTATGCTTCTTCGGGACTTGGAGCAAGTCAAAGGGTTAAAGCGCGTTCGCATTTCTTCCATTGAAGCGAGCCAGTTAACCGATGAAGTGATTGAGGTGATTGACCGTTCCAACATTGTAGTGAGACATTTGCACATTCCGCTGCAATCAGGATCAGACACCGTATTGAAAAGAATGCGGCGCAAATATACAATGGAGCAATTCGCAGACCGCTTAAACCGATTGAAAGAGGCGCTTCCCGGTCTTGCTGTTACGTCTGATGTCATTGTCGGATTTCCAGGCGAAACGGAAGAGGAGTTTATGGAAACGTATCGCTTTGTTAAAGAGCATAAATTCTCAGAGCTTCATGTGTTCCCTTATTCTAAACGGACAGGCACACCGGCTGCCCGCATGGAGAATCAGGTCGATGAAGAGGTGAAACATGACCGCGTTCACCGCTTGATTGCGCTGTCTGATCAGCTGGCTAAAGAATATGCCTCCCGTTTTGAAGGAGAGGTTTTGGAAGTGATTCCCGAGGAGCGTTTTAAAGAAACAGATCGGGATGACCTGTATGTAGGCTATACAGATAACTATTTGAAAGTCGTCTTCCCGGCAACAGAAGCGATGGTCGGGCAGATCGTAAAGGTGAAAATTACCCAAGCCGGCTATCCCCATAATGAGGGACAATTTGTCCGCGTGATGGAAGATGAGCTTAAGACGGCGAAATAA
- a CDS encoding IS1182 family transposase, which yields MSSQKTTPTNYNTDQLSLPLETEEVSTQKKNFRSKPVFVSYQTDQLMLPMDLSDWIPAHHVSRFIHEMIENMPDELFIKPYKGGGRSAYHPKMMVKILLYAYSQKVYSCRGIAKMLDENLPMIWLSAMQKPDFRTINRFRSGQMKSMIDTLFEEMILLLIENQYISMENYFLDGTKIEANANKYSFSWKKATMRFEAKLREKIKETLHHIQEIVEADEASMIAECLEAKKVSPEQLAQVETVLEKKMEQIEKDVAQEDRKERKAKRQKRSFVQKLAKSVSRDFIPRLVKYKQQMETYGDRNSFSKTDTDATFMRMKEDHMKNGQLKPGYNVQMATENQFVLFYTIHQRPTDTRCFIPHMEKLKGSRLPFPKKVIADAGYGSESNYVYATEEKMDYLIPYNTYLKEQKRRYKKDRFQPRNWTYIEEDDVYICPNDRRIRFKRYSTRTDSYGMKRDFKIYECEDCTDCPLKALCTKSKGNRQIHYNPVYEEMKAKAKNSLWSDENTPIYARRKVEVESAFGHIKGNRSFRRFSLRGIDKVHTEFGIVALAHNFLKMAGLAQTFSGNPLTMKERGEKNELFFSPRSYFRGLWDSPILIFTMFSPSL from the coding sequence ATGAGCAGCCAAAAGACTACTCCCACAAATTATAACACGGACCAGTTGTCTTTACCACTAGAAACGGAAGAGGTGTCCACGCAAAAAAAGAACTTCCGTTCCAAACCTGTCTTTGTTTCCTATCAAACAGACCAGCTGATGCTTCCGATGGATCTCAGTGACTGGATTCCTGCACACCATGTCTCCCGTTTTATCCATGAGATGATTGAAAACATGCCCGATGAGCTGTTCATCAAGCCTTATAAAGGCGGCGGCCGAAGTGCCTATCACCCCAAAATGATGGTCAAAATTCTTCTTTATGCGTACTCGCAAAAGGTCTATTCCTGCCGAGGAATCGCGAAGATGCTAGACGAAAACCTGCCGATGATTTGGCTCTCTGCCATGCAAAAACCAGATTTCCGTACGATTAACCGTTTCCGCAGCGGGCAGATGAAATCCATGATCGACACGCTGTTCGAGGAAATGATTCTCCTCTTGATTGAAAACCAATATATTTCCATGGAGAACTATTTTCTGGACGGCACAAAGATCGAGGCAAATGCCAATAAATACTCCTTTTCCTGGAAAAAAGCGACGATGAGATTTGAAGCGAAATTAAGAGAGAAGATCAAGGAGACCCTGCACCACATTCAAGAGATCGTGGAGGCAGATGAAGCTTCTATGATCGCGGAATGCCTGGAGGCGAAAAAAGTCAGCCCTGAACAATTGGCGCAAGTGGAAACGGTTCTGGAAAAGAAAATGGAACAGATAGAGAAAGACGTGGCGCAAGAAGATAGGAAAGAACGCAAGGCTAAGCGCCAAAAGCGATCCTTTGTTCAAAAGCTGGCAAAATCCGTAAGCAGGGATTTTATTCCGCGCCTGGTGAAATATAAACAACAAATGGAGACATACGGCGACCGAAACAGCTTTTCCAAAACCGATACAGATGCCACGTTTATGAGAATGAAAGAAGATCACATGAAAAACGGACAGCTAAAGCCTGGCTACAATGTGCAGATGGCAACGGAAAACCAATTTGTTTTGTTCTATACCATTCACCAGCGCCCAACGGATACTCGCTGTTTCATTCCGCACATGGAGAAACTGAAAGGCTCTCGCCTGCCGTTTCCGAAAAAAGTGATCGCCGATGCCGGCTATGGAAGCGAAAGCAACTATGTATATGCGACGGAAGAAAAAATGGACTATTTGATTCCTTATAATACCTATCTGAAAGAACAAAAACGCAGGTATAAAAAAGATCGTTTCCAGCCAAGGAACTGGACCTATATAGAAGAAGATGACGTATATATCTGTCCGAATGACCGCCGCATTCGCTTCAAACGTTATTCCACCCGTACGGATTCTTACGGGATGAAGAGAGATTTTAAAATTTATGAATGTGAGGATTGTACAGACTGCCCGCTGAAAGCCCTATGCACAAAATCGAAAGGGAACCGGCAGATTCATTACAACCCCGTGTACGAAGAAATGAAAGCAAAAGCCAAGAACAGCCTTTGGTCTGACGAGAACACACCGATTTATGCCCGGCGGAAAGTCGAGGTCGAAAGTGCGTTCGGTCATATCAAGGGCAATCGGTCGTTCCGCAGATTTTCCTTGCGGGGGATCGACAAGGTGCACACGGAATTTGGGATTGTGGCGTTAGCCCACAACTTCCTGAAAATGGCGGGCCTAGCCCAAACATTTTCAGGAAACCCGCTTACAATGAAAGAACGCGGAGAGAAAAACGAGTTGTTTTTCTCTCCGCGTTCTTATTTTAGGGGCTTATGGGACAGCCCCATTTTGATTTTCACTATGTTTAGTCCCAGCCTCTAA